In Leishmania braziliensis MHOM/BR/75/M2904 complete genome, chromosome 27, the DNA window CGCTGaggtggagagaaaagaagaggccTGCACCGAGACCGGGTTTGTGGGTAATGCGTTCACTCCATTATACTCGATCATCGTTTGTCGCGCTTTGTTGTCGATGTATCCGCGCAGCCCTGACAATAAATTTTCGGCATTCatcacgcgcgcacgcactgAGGGAAACGGACAAAAAAAGCCCCGCAAACACACATcacacgcatgcgcttgCACCGCAAGAGATGCGAAGGAAGCAGCACAAGGCGCACCCACTTATCACAACGCCTCACCATGCAACCACAACGACAGCTACAGAGAGAGGGCTCAGCAACGTACATGGCTGAGTAGTATCGCCACCGATAAGCCTCGCATTGCGATCAACAACGAGAAAGGTCGCTTTTTGTCTTCTCActcatcctcttcctcgccagCATCGGGAATCGGCTCAAAGCCAGATGGCGGGTTCTTGGCGCCGCTAGAGTTGAGGACCTTGAAGCGATTGCCGGACAGCTTGCGGTCGTTGCGCTGTGCCTTGTTGATATCCTTATGCATCCGATAGATCGATGGCAAGGAGGTGCCGTGAATCGTCATGTCATAAAGAAGTTTCCCATACATGGCGTTGTCCTCGTTGGGGATGTCTCGGCGGGCAAACAGCTCGTAATGCGTGTTGTTCGGCAGCCGCTTCTTCATGATAAACTCGGGCAGGTTCTGACCGTAGCCGGGACGCAAGTTACGCATTGGGTAGCCGGTGAAGGAATTGAACTCTGGCGACATATGGCGCTCGTCCTCCAACTGCCATGCACCCGGCGCCTTCTCTTCAATGTACTCCTGAAAgatgcgcgcacgtgcgagTCGGAGGTCCCAACGCTGCGCGCATGGGACTGggaggtggtgtgggtgcgtgtagCCCACCTTGTGAACGCCGTAGCGCAGAGCGCTACGGAGCATGTACGCTTCTCTGTATAGTCCTGTTTAAAGGCCAGTGGATCGAGGGACGTGGAGGTACCAATGGACAAGAAGGGGACCGAAAAGGAAACAGAGAAGTAAAGAAGCGGTGCGCGCAtagcgctgctgtcgccagcAGAACATGCACCTCTCACACAGCCAGGATTCGGACAGCTTCGGCATGGGAGTCTTTTATCTTCTCTGGGCGTGTGAATGGAAAAAGTAacccgcctctctcccgtGGGGCACGGCTATCATgacgggaaaaaaaaggaagagcgGGCGCCAGAGGGaaagcgacggcggcgcttcCTCGCATTCTGCACAGTCAGCACTTTTCACGCACAGATATGTTTTGCTTGGATATGACATCAACTCAGCCATCCATAACGAGTAGTACTCGCTGCCACATGCTTTGGAGCTACTCAGGGAAATGAGAAACAAACGAGGTGGAAAGCCATCAGGGAGAGCACAAAGGGGGGTGAAAGGGGAGAGCTGCAGAGCGAGGTGAACAAGTCAGCGTGGCACAATGGcctcctcactctctgcACGCATGCCAGAAGAACAGGGAAAAAACATACGAAAACACCGGAGCCGCCGATACACTCTTCTCAATCGATCTTGTCGCACATACATGAGTGAGCTCggtgcctctcctcttgtgCCTCCCCTCGTTCGAGCTATTTTCCTACACCGCCATTTCGCCCACCCTGACTTATTCCTCGCGTTTGACATGCGCGAGAGTCTCACATGACACGGGCGCCACACACCACAACACTGAAGAAAAACAGAGTTCTCAACGGTCCCCACGCCAGCACAAACGCACACCGAAGAAATGAAataaaggaaaggaggaaagacAAGAGAAGTAGACAAGAGAAAAGGCGCAACAGTGGAGCAGGAGAATGTGAGGGAAGgacgtgcgtgcgccgcGTCACGCGCGGTCGACACAGCAAATACTAAGTACACACTCGCCAGTTTCCTCCTACCGGACAACTGAAGCTCACAGACATCATCACGAAACATCGGCACCATCAGtttgacggtggcggcggaaTCATGTCAGCCGGCACATGGGTAAACTTTCGATCCGACTTGTCGCAGACCCACGCAGCCTCCACCTCGTACAGCTTGTCCTTCTGCTTGTCGTGCACCTCGTGCAGGATGTTGGCCAGCTTCCCTACAGCCTCCTCGCAAGTGAGGCTAGCAAAGTTGAGCTTCTCCAACTCActcttcgccaccgtcttggCCTTGCCGAGCGCAATGCCGTAGTAACCAGCCACCGTGCCGCTGGGATCGCTGACGAACAGCTGCGGTCCGTCATCAGCATACGACGCGATGATGGCTGAGCACCCAAACGGGCGGTACGCGAAGTGGGTGGTGTACGCGTGCATGAACTCCCCCACACGGTTTGCCAGCACTGCACCGTGGATAGGCGTGGAAAAAATGTCACGACTATTCTCAGCCTCCAGCCGCGCGCGAGAAACGATAGCGCGACCGTCAGGAAGGAGGCCGCAGATGCAAATGCCAGCCTGGCGATCCACGGCGTGGATGCGGTTGTTCGAACCGCTCTCCAGCATGCGGCTTGAGTGAATCTTTTCTACTGCAACAACAACGCCGTCCTTACAGCATGCCGCaacggcagtgctgctgttgtcgACAGCCTTGCCGGCGTACTCCACCTGAAAAACACGTCCTTCGGCCGAGAAGACGTCCGTCGACTGATCGT includes these proteins:
- a CDS encoding putative proteasome alpha 7 subunit — translated: MAGTGSGHDQSTDVFSAEGRVFQVEYAGKAVDNSSTAVAACCKDGVVVAVEKIHSSRMLESGSNNRIHAVDRQAGICICGLLPDGRAIVSRARLEAENSRDIFSTPIHGAVLANRVGEFMHAYTTHFAYRPFGCSAIIASYADDGPQLFVSDPSGTVAGYYGIALGKAKTVAKSELEKLNFASLTCEEAVGKLANILHEVHDKQKDKLYEVEAAWVCDKSDRKFTHVPADMIPPPPSN